A part of Candidatus Omnitrophota bacterium genomic DNA contains:
- the coaE gene encoding dephospho-CoA kinase (Dephospho-CoA kinase (CoaE) performs the final step in coenzyme A biosynthesis.) encodes MKRQSRDKKITLGLTGSFGSGKTTVAGIFRSYGAKVIDADRIAHSVIKPGTGVYQAIVSAFGRNILKGGKSVNRKKLAAIVFDDPGSLGRLNKIMHPEIIRIIKKKISSIPGGVIVLDAPLLIEKGLEKIADKLIVVNITAKKQIERVAQKTGANKEDILKRIKAQIPLRNKVRLADFVIDNSGSKEETRKQVQKIRRLLWRS; translated from the coding sequence ATGAAAAGGCAAAGTCGCGATAAAAAAATAACCCTGGGCCTGACCGGAAGTTTTGGCAGCGGCAAGACTACGGTAGCCGGAATCTTTAGGTCTTACGGCGCTAAGGTTATTGATGCGGACAGGATTGCCCACAGCGTCATTAAACCGGGCACGGGGGTTTATCAGGCGATAGTCAGCGCCTTTGGGCGGAATATTCTTAAAGGGGGTAAGTCCGTCAACCGTAAGAAATTAGCCGCAATAGTATTCGATGACCCGGGTTCCCTCGGCAGGTTAAATAAGATTATGCACCCTGAAATTATCAGGATTATCAAAAAAAAGATAAGCTCGATACCGGGAGGCGTTATTGTTTTAGACGCGCCGCTGCTTATTGAGAAAGGATTGGAAAAAATAGCGGATAAATTGATCGTGGTAAATATAACGGCTAAAAAACAAATAGAGAGGGTTGCCCAGAAAACCGGAGCAAATAAAGAGGATATCTTAAAAAGGATTAAAGCGCAGATACCCTTGCGCAATAAGGTCCGCTTGGCGGATTTTGTAATAGATAATAGCGGCAGTAAGGAAGAGACAAGGAAGCAAGTACAGAAAATAAGGAGGTTGTTGTGGAGAAGTTAG
- the glgA gene encoding glycogen synthase GlgA: protein MRIAICASEVVPFAKTGGLADVAGALPLELESLGQETIVIMPRYKAIQDPKFKIQRLKPDVSFSVIGKNLKVYFIEKDAYFNRDGLYGDKNGDYPDNLDRFSYYSRRSLELLKEINFKADIVHCHDWQSALIPVYLKTLYKGDPFYKNTKSILTIHNIGYQGLFPKEEFPKLGLDWSIFNIEGLEFYDKINILKGGMEFSDLINTVSEAYSKEIQTKEFGFGLEGILNKRRECVFGIINGLDYSIWNPRDDKFIVKNYSLESITDKGKNKEELQRICKLPLKPGVPVFGIVSRLAEQKGFDILTDAIEEICKMKLQLVILGTGDLKYHVILDNIAKSYPEVVSLHLKFDDTLAHKIYAGSDVFLMPSKYEPCGLGQMISLSYGTIPLVFKTGGLADTVNADNGFVFDKYTKEDLVKTIKKAVKAFGDKKKWPALIRRAMQCNFSWKESAKKYLTLYEKAKSR from the coding sequence ATGCGGATAGCTATTTGCGCTTCGGAAGTTGTGCCTTTTGCCAAGACAGGCGGTTTAGCGGATGTAGCCGGGGCATTACCCCTGGAGTTAGAGTCATTAGGCCAAGAAACGATAGTCATCATGCCCCGCTATAAAGCCATACAAGACCCTAAATTCAAGATCCAGAGATTAAAACCGGATGTCTCTTTTTCGGTTATCGGGAAAAACCTGAAAGTATATTTCATAGAAAAAGATGCATATTTTAACCGTGACGGGCTCTATGGAGATAAGAACGGGGATTATCCGGATAATCTCGACAGGTTCTCCTATTATTCCAGGAGGTCCCTGGAACTTTTAAAAGAAATAAATTTCAAGGCGGATATAGTGCATTGCCACGATTGGCAGAGCGCCCTTATCCCGGTCTACCTGAAAACATTATACAAAGGCGACCCTTTTTATAAGAATACGAAATCAATATTAACCATACACAATATCGGCTATCAGGGCCTCTTTCCCAAAGAGGAATTTCCCAAGTTAGGCCTGGACTGGAGTATTTTTAACATTGAGGGCCTGGAATTCTACGATAAAATAAACATCTTAAAAGGCGGCATGGAATTCTCTGATTTGATTAATACCGTAAGCGAGGCTTATAGCAAAGAGATACAGACTAAAGAGTTTGGCTTCGGCCTGGAAGGAATTTTAAATAAGCGCCGCGAGTGCGTATTCGGGATAATAAACGGCCTGGATTATTCCATCTGGAACCCGCGGGACGATAAATTCATCGTGAAGAATTATTCCCTGGAAAGTATAACGGATAAGGGCAAAAATAAAGAAGAGCTACAGAGAATCTGTAAACTTCCCCTCAAGCCGGGCGTGCCTGTTTTTGGTATCGTCTCCAGGTTAGCCGAGCAGAAGGGTTTTGATATCTTAACCGATGCCATAGAAGAAATCTGCAAGATGAAGCTGCAATTGGTTATCCTGGGCACAGGCGATTTAAAATACCATGTTATCCTGGATAATATTGCCAAGAGCTACCCTGAGGTCGTTTCCCTGCATTTAAAATTTGATGACACCCTGGCGCATAAGATATACGCCGGTTCTGATGTATTCCTGATGCCTTCAAAATACGAACCCTGCGGCCTAGGCCAAATGATCAGCTTAAGCTACGGCACGATACCGTTAGTATTTAAGACCGGGGGCCTGGCTGATACCGTAAATGCGGATAACGGTTTTGTGTTTGATAAATATACAAAAGAAGATTTGGTTAAGACAATAAAGAAGGCAGTTAAGGCATTCGGCGACAAGAAAAAATGGCCCGCGCTTATACGCCGGGCCATGCAATGTAATTTCTCCTGGAAGGAATCCGCCAAAAAATACCTTACGTTGTATGAAAAGGCAAAGTCGCGATAA
- the polA gene encoding DNA polymerase I translates to MVESRLFLIDATAFCYRAFYALRGLSTSFGQPTNAVYGFINILNKILKEKKPEFLAVCFDVSRDTFRLKKFAEYKIQRPPMPEGLSGQIPIIKEIISAYGIAIFEKEGFEADDIIATLAKRAKEKGIATTIVSSDKDILQLVDEGIAVFSPGKNEDTIYDGQRVFARFGVEPKRMTDVVALMGDDVDNIPGVAGIGEKTAVGLIKEFGSLEGLLNNIDKIKPPRLKAAVEGNIDKIKLNKELAVLDEEVALDFELEKLKVSAPNTKELFRLFKSLEFKILLKDLEAVQEEGEKQEAVVFNEAQLKELIGGAGEIILSGEDFNSLVFCLKDKVFRAGDPGTDLKNILSNPSIKKISHDLKKISVSLARQGVILEGLSFDTMLAGYLINPSKPGYNLADLAFDYLGELIKGSSVDSPKAVTLIRQLVPKLEKELQDRELINLFNEIEMPLVEVLAQMELTGIKLDTQVLDGLSRDLEKRLIQLIEDIYRMSGCQFNINSPKQLRDILFEKLKLPVVKRSKTGPSTDEEVLRKLADKHKLPKALLEYRQLMKLKNTYIDVLPGLIDPVTGRIHTSFNQTATETGRLSSSAPNLQNIPIKTDIGRNIRRSVVAFSKDSCLLSCDYSQIELRILAHICKDENLTFAFKNDKDIHKATASLIYGTEEKDVTDSMRETAKRVNFGIVYGLTSFGLSRDLGISVDEAQNFIDAYFSRYPKVKDYVEQQIDRAKKDGFVTTILGRRRYIPEINNKNQGIRQVAERQAINTPIQGSASDLIKLAMIQIHGRIKKDNHKARMILQIHDELLFDVPEGEWDELVDIVKDRMENVLKLDVPIRVDIKKGRNWLEMEAIKCG, encoded by the coding sequence CCCGAAGGCCTAAGCGGCCAAATCCCGATTATTAAAGAGATAATCTCTGCTTATGGCATAGCCATATTTGAAAAAGAAGGTTTTGAGGCAGACGATATCATCGCTACCCTGGCTAAGAGGGCAAAAGAAAAAGGCATAGCCACAACCATAGTCAGCTCCGATAAAGATATCCTGCAGTTAGTGGATGAGGGTATCGCGGTGTTTAGCCCCGGTAAAAACGAAGACACAATATATGACGGGCAAAGAGTCTTTGCGCGTTTTGGAGTGGAGCCAAAGAGGATGACTGATGTAGTCGCGCTGATGGGGGATGATGTGGATAATATCCCCGGCGTTGCCGGTATCGGAGAGAAGACGGCGGTAGGGTTGATTAAAGAGTTCGGGTCATTGGAGGGACTATTAAATAATATTGATAAAATAAAGCCGCCGCGCTTAAAGGCGGCAGTAGAGGGTAATATTGATAAAATAAAATTAAATAAAGAGTTGGCTGTCCTGGATGAAGAGGTGGCGCTGGATTTTGAATTAGAGAAATTGAAAGTAAGCGCGCCGAATACCAAAGAATTATTCCGGCTCTTTAAATCCCTGGAGTTCAAGATTTTATTAAAAGATTTGGAAGCCGTTCAGGAGGAGGGAGAAAAACAAGAGGCAGTTGTTTTTAATGAGGCACAATTAAAAGAATTAATAGGGGGGGCAGGCGAGATTATCTTATCCGGAGAGGATTTTAACAGCCTGGTTTTTTGCTTAAAAGATAAAGTCTTCCGCGCGGGGGATCCCGGAACGGACTTAAAAAATATATTATCCAACCCTTCGATAAAAAAAATAAGCCATGATTTAAAAAAAATAAGCGTATCTTTGGCCCGCCAAGGCGTTATTCTTGAGGGTTTAAGTTTTGATACCATGCTTGCCGGATATTTAATCAATCCCTCGAAACCCGGATATAACTTGGCCGATTTGGCTTTTGATTATCTGGGCGAATTAATTAAAGGCAGTTCCGTGGATAGCCCTAAGGCGGTAACTCTGATTAGGCAGCTTGTGCCGAAGCTGGAAAAGGAATTGCAGGATAGAGAGTTGATTAATCTTTTTAATGAAATTGAAATGCCGTTAGTAGAAGTCCTGGCGCAGATGGAATTAACCGGGATAAAATTGGATACGCAGGTCCTGGATGGGCTTTCTCGGGATTTAGAAAAGAGGCTGATTCAGCTGATAGAAGATATTTACCGGATGAGCGGCTGCCAGTTCAATATAAATTCTCCAAAACAATTAAGGGATATCTTATTTGAAAAACTAAAATTACCCGTGGTCAAGCGCTCTAAAACCGGGCCGTCTACCGACGAGGAGGTCTTAAGAAAATTGGCGGATAAGCATAAATTGCCCAAGGCATTATTGGAATACCGCCAGTTGATGAAACTAAAAAACACATATATAGATGTCCTGCCGGGTTTAATTGACCCGGTAACCGGAAGAATTCACACTTCTTTTAACCAGACAGCGACTGAAACCGGCAGGCTCAGCTCAAGCGCGCCTAATTTACAGAATATCCCCATAAAAACGGATATAGGCAGGAACATAAGGCGCTCGGTAGTCGCTTTTAGTAAAGACAGCTGCCTGTTGTCGTGTGATTATTCGCAGATAGAGCTAAGAATTTTAGCGCACATCTGTAAAGATGAAAACCTCACTTTCGCGTTTAAGAATGATAAAGATATACATAAGGCCACTGCTTCTTTGATCTATGGCACAGAAGAAAAGGATGTTACCGATTCTATGCGCGAAACCGCAAAGAGGGTAAATTTCGGGATTGTTTACGGCTTGACCTCTTTCGGGCTTTCGCGGGATTTGGGCATATCCGTTGATGAGGCCCAAAATTTTATTGATGCCTATTTTTCCCGGTATCCTAAAGTAAAAGATTATGTAGAGCAACAGATTGATAGGGCCAAAAAAGACGGTTTCGTTACAACCATTTTAGGCAGGCGCAGGTATATCCCCGAAATCAATAACAAAAATCAGGGTATCCGCCAGGTAGCCGAGAGGCAGGCAATAAATACCCCTATCCAGGGTTCAGCCAGCGACCTGATAAAATTGGCGATGATACAGATCCACGGCCGGATAAAGAAAGACAACCATAAAGCAAGGATGATCCTGCAGATCCACGACGAATTATTATTTGATGTCCCCGAAGGAGAATGGGATGAACTTGTAGATATCGTAAAGGACAGGATGGAGAATGTCTTAAAACTTGACGTGCCCATAAGGGTAGATATTAAAAAGGGCAGGAATTGGTTAGAAATGGAGGCAATTAAATGCGGATAG